The DNA window ATCATAATTGTTCAGATATGGCAATGTCACCTATTTTGTCAACTTGTGTGTGCCGCACTCCCTAGGCATCCGGTTCCTTGTGTCGGTTGCTCACGGGATCATTGCTGCCCAAAGTGCCCCTTTGCACACACCTTGCAAAAGTCTTCATGCTTGCTGTTCACCACACCGCCAGATCTGGAGCTTGGCCTGTTCGCTCGCCTGCCTGTGCGTGAATATGGCGCACCAAACACACCCACATCCACCCACTGCCACAGGGGCCCACATGCTATCGTTGCATGAAGGAGAAGTGATGAGAAGTAGATGGCTGGTGGGGTTGGAATGGAAGAGatgagagaaaaggaaaagagagaatCAAGACATGTGGGGTCAATGCCATTGTCATTGTCCACGTAATGTGCGGGAGTTAACTAGACAAGCCTCGGTACGCTGGGGAATGCATAACAGCACCTAAGACATCTTATTTATACTCAGTTTAGTCTTATTAAGTATACACCTATTGAATAGTGGCAGGGCGCCGGCCTGTGGCACCTGTGGTTGGTTTGGGCCCTCCTACCAGGGGGTAGTTGCAGTGGTCGCTAACCCAGTGGGTTGTGGTTGGCCCAGGTTACGGTGCGGCCCTATAGGGTGAAGCTGGGGTTCAGGGGTATTCTCGGCCGGTTTGGCTGAGATTTCTTCTTAGTGCAATGCTGTGGGGACGGTCTTTCCCCACCGgtcgagtttttttttttatTCTATGATCTTTCTTGTCTGCTAGCTCTGTCAACAGCAAAGAGCATACGCCAAGTGACAGTTAAAGTTTGAAACTTTCGAGTCAAAGATCTCTTTCTTAGCTGGACATGAAGAATATCTTCGGTAATTGTGGGCCACAGAGGTGCATGTCACAGGATAAGTGATGGTGGTGGCCTCCTGGATATCTGTTCCAGAGGGCAGGGTGGCTAGAGCATTACCGTGGTGGTGCATCTCATAAGTGTCTGGAAGCTTCATGACGTTGGGGTTGCTAAAATGCTGTGTAACGGCATTTGTGCAAATTCGTGATTGAGATAGGGTATGGCGAATTGTCGATGGCTTGATGCGGGGTGGGGCAAGGGGGTTAAGGATAGCTCTAGCATAAACATTTGTTTTGAGCACAACTGATCGTTGATGGAGGTGTGATCAACATCACTCATGATCCCTTAAAATATTAGCTGGCCTTATAAGGTGGATGCTTTTTACTATGAATTTATGTGTAGATCAGGATGTTAGTTGACATCTTCTTGAAGTTCCAGGCTAGAGCAAAACATAGCTTATGTCTCTCTAAACTTTGTTGCAGTTCTACTCTAAACATAGCTTGTGATAGAGGCATTTCTTTCTTGCTTGCTTCTGTCGTGTTTATTTATTTCACTATTTGGCTATTGGCCTTATGTTATGCTAGCTACTTTTCGAAAAATATTGACAAGGTTATGTCAGGCCTGTCCTGTGAATGTTGGCTTCATTTTCAAAAAATTTCCTTGGTACAGAGAAAGCAAGAATTGAGGCCCAGGTAAAGGCTGCTGAAGCTGCTGCGCAATTAAAGGTAGAGGAAGAAATAAGGACGAAGCgcgaaaaggaaagaaaggctGCACGACTGGCACTGCACATGGTACTTCCTGCCTGCCAGTTCCTTACCAGAACATTTCTATGCTTGATGCTGCACTATGGTTACTCAAGTTGTTCTCTTTGGCATGTAGATGAAGAAGACTGTTGATATTGACAATAGTGACTTTCTGAAGGACCTGGAGAACTTGTGCCAAAAGTGGCAATTGAATCCTCCAAGCAAATTGATCGTAGATTTTGTCAATGGGATTGAGTTGCCAGAGGGCCTAGGGAGCCCACTGGAGGCACTTGGCCTATTCATCAAGAAAGATCTTGAGGAAGAGGTTGATCATGAAATGGAGGACAGTGTATCAACCTCCCTGAACGCTGATGTTGAGGAAGGAGAGATCAGCTGCTCTCAATAGCATACCTCTATCCAAACTGTGAACCTGGGATTGTAGGATTATGTGTGTGCAATGTAATCTATTCCGCCTCCACGCAACCTCATAAGCAGAGTAAAATGTCAGTTCATGTGGTCTGCTGTGTCATCTAACCTAGTTGCCCCAGAATCTCTGCCGTATGCTGGAGTAGAATAATTTGGGCATCGCCATCACTTTTGTGGTTGTCATGCGCCAATGTATGTTATAGGTGGTCATAGGCTATTCAGACAAGCTACTCATTGGACTttctataaaaaaataaaaaagaatagtATCAGTGTATAGTTATATGGTGTTAGCTGTTTATAAGCTGGATGTTTTCCATTCGTTTTGCTCTTTTTTCCCCGTTCTGTACCCATTTATGAATTAGCGGGGCACCGTTTATGGATCCAGTAATGTATTGCCTTGCAGTAAGTCAATGGGCAATTATTATTTTCTATCAATCTGCAAGGTCAGATTCTCTATAGCTCAACCATATGAATAATTATGAAATCAGCTCTATAAACTTTATTACTGGATTAATTAGCATGCAGTCGTGTAAACTTACAAAGTAGTACAAGTGGCAAAGCAGGAATGGGGTTGGTTCCAGCTGATGCTGATCACGTGCCTATATTAATAAACAGCACTGACTCATACAACTAAGTGGCTGTAGTTTAGTGGTGAGAATTCCACGTTGTGGCCGTGGAGACCTGGGCTCGAATCCCAGCAGCCACAGTTTGTCAATGTTTTTGCCTGATACTTTTCTCAATTTCCCACCACTATTTTTAGGAATAGTTTTCAATCGAAATATATAATACGACGTTCTTTAAATCAGTGTATAATACTGACATCGACATAGGAGCATTCAAAAGTACCTGCCCCCTGGATTTAAGACACGGAGATGCTAAAATCAATTGATGCAAAATCTATGTCCGATACTACCCTATTTTTTTTTCACTTCTCCATGTTGCAGCTGTTACATTCAAGGTCATTTGTGTATTGCATTTTACATGCTTCATAGTGCGGACTACAGGCTACATTAGCCCACGAATCAGCAAGGGTATTGTACAAGTGATCTCATGATCTCATCCTAACAACAAAATCACAGTTCACTGTTAAAAGTTTCCTCGACCTCTTATCTACAAACCCATCTTTCTGGGCCTCAGATACGTTGCGCCTTTCTTCAGACCGGGCATGGcaacctgctgctgctgcttagctctcttctccctctccttctccttctcgaTGCGAGCTGCCTCAGCCTGCTCCTGCCTCAACTTCTCCATCTCCTCCTCCATTGCCGTCTTCTCTTCCTTCTGCCTCTTCTTATGGTCCAGAAGGGAGGTATCTGTCTCCTTCACCGAGAAGAACATGGGCCCCATCTCCGCTAGCCATTGCGGGTCAACCGCAGTGACACACTGCATGTACTCCTTGGTGGTCAGGACGAGCTCGTGGTAGACGACATAGTCCGGAGTGTAGCCAAGGCCGTAGAGTGCACTGCTGGGGTGGAGGTGGCAAGGCATCCCGTTCCGACAGTTGACGTACTCCCCAACACCCTTCAATCGGGCAGAGTTGTGGAAGTACGCAGAGCAGATAGCTTTCCTCACCACATCCCATTCCATATGGCATGATGTTAGGGGGATCTTCAGGGTTTTCAGTATGTCCAGCAGCTGAGATCTCACTTCCCGAGCCTTACGGAGACCCTTGACATGGAGGAAGTGATCATTGCACCAGTCTCCTCGATATTGGTTAGACTTCCACTGAAGATACACATTCAGGAGCGTTAGGTGGTCGGATTCTGGGACGAAGAACTTCTCCCGTGCAGCATCACTCTCCTCTGCTCGATCTTTGGGCCGGAAAAAGACCGAGGGTACCGATAGCATGGAAACAATGGTCAGCACCTCATCAAGGCACCCTAGCTGCTCCCCCATGAGAAGCATCTTTGCTAGAGTCGGATCCAACGGGAACTCCACCATCTTCCAGCCAATTTCTGTAAGGCCGCCAACATTGTTCAAGGCTCCTAACACCCAGAGTTGATACATGGAGTTGAGGATATTCTCCTGGGGAGGAGGGTCCATGAAATCAAAATCGAGCAAATTTTCAACTCTCAGGGATTTCAGTAAAAGCACCACATTCCCCAGGTTGGTCCTTTGGATCTCAGGCACAGGGTTAGGAAGCATCTCATTCTGGTAGGCTGATTCTGTGAACAGCCGGTAGCAGGTGCCAGGGCCAGTTCTTCCTGCTCGACCTGCACGCTGGTCGGCAGCTGCCCGACTGACAGGGAAAACCTGGAGCGCGTCCATACCCATCCTTGGGTTGTACACCTTCATCTTCCCATATCCAGTATCGATGACGTAGAAGATACCATCCACTGTCAATGAGGTCTCAGCGATATTGGTAGCAACAATACATTTGCGAGCGCCCTCTTCAGCCTTCTGAAAGATCTTGGCCTGCAAATCAGCTGGCAACTGTGAGTAGATGGGCAGAATCTCCAGTTTGGGCACAGTCTTGGTGGATGATGATATCAGCTGCTCCATGCGTTCAGCAAGAGCATAGCAGGTAGCCTCGATTTCCTCCTGCCCAGTCATGAAGATGAGAATATCACCGGGGCCACTGGTTATGTGGATAGTCATTGCTTGCTTCACTGCCGCTTCCACATAGTCCTCACATGGCGTTTTGCTGAACATAATGTTAACTGGGAACGTCCGGCCTGGGATATGGAATACAGGCACACTGCAAACAAAGGAAAGAGTTAGCGGGCTTGCACATGTAAGCATGGCCAACATTTTATTTGGAATAAAGATACCTATCAGGTTATCTTACCCTCCAAAGAACTTGGAGAACTTGTCTGCATTTAGGGTTGCAGATGTGACGATTAGTTTAAAATCCCGTCTGCGTGCAACAACCTTCTTCAATATACCAAATAAAACATCAGTGTTGAGTGACCTCTCATGTGCTTCATCCATGACGATAACACTACAAAAGAACAGGGAGAGGGGAAAAATTTTAGTATGGCAAGTCGTACTCAGACCATCTAAGGTATATTGTGACATCCCAAGCTATATCAaatactgagaaaggaagggagaagTTAGCAACATACCGATACTTGTCAAGGTCAGCATCTTTCAAGGTTTCACGGAGCAGCACTCCATCTGTCATATACTGCAAATGGCCAACGATTAATTTTGTTATTTGTAGGAAGGCAGAACCATACAAAGCAACTAAACTTGGCCAAGGTTAAAGTAACATAATAATTTACAATGTAAATCTGGCCCAAGTTTCAGCCAAGTGGTCAGATGTGATCACAAATGATAGTGCTAAGACCTATAATATGCCCTCCTACAAGGCTGTATTCGAGCAGAAACACATGCAGTTCCTAAACACGTAATGACAATAAAGAACACCAAAACCTGAGATAGAAGGACAAAGGTCTAGATGTGCTTGAACACGTATAAACAAACAAGTCACTAGCAGTTTACCTTTATTATAGTGTTTGGACCAGTGACGTCCTCAAATCGTATGGCATATCCGACTTTATCTCCCAACTCGGTCTCCATTTCCTCACTGACTCGCTTAGCAACACTCATGGCAGCCACACGCCTTGGTTGGGTACAACCAACAACTCCTGTGCTAGTATATCCATCCTCATGCAGATACTGAGTTAGTTGAGTAGTCTTCCCAGAACCAGTTTCACCAACAACCACAACTACTTGATTTTCACGCACAACCTGCTCGATAACATCAATAAGactaggttattacttaaccGGGCTACTATCATTTCAAATAAACTAAATGCAAAATTAATTGTTCGCCTCAGGCATGATGTACACACAAGGAATCCCAAAGGCTGTTTAATATAAAATTATCAAAGCTCTCTAAATGAAAGAGCAACAATCTGCATCATGTCCTTTCTCCTTATGCATAGGTGTTACTTCATTCATCAAAGCCATAGCTCAAAGTTCCAATCCTTTTGGATGTTGATCATTTACAGTATAGAGAACTTGTGGTACAACTTGTGGTACAACTTGTGGTACAGCTTTCAAtatactactccctccgttccaaattataggttgttttggcatttctaggtgcatagtttttgctatgtatctagataccTAGAAATGCCAAAATGGctataatttggaacagagGGAGTAAATTCCTTGAAGCAGAGGAAAGTAAGACGGAAATCTCGATACAATAAAAGCTCGTGATAAATACAAACCCAAATACATACCTGTAGCAGATCATCCCGGACAGTAAATATGGGAAGATATTGTCTTTGTTGAGCTAGAGATTTTGATTTGGCAAAATCACTGACAGCTTCTGCTTTTTCCTTTAAATGTTGAGAAAACTTTGCTTCTTCTTTAAAATTAATCTCTCCTTGGTCGCCAACAACAGCAGTATCTGCATCAACCTGAACTTTCGAAGGTGAGTAACATAAAGGACAAGGAACTGTAGTTTTCAAAACACATAGATACATGTAGAAATGTGGAAAGATACCTGCTCAGCCGTTTTCTCAACACCCAAGATGTTCCCAAGCTTAGATCCAGCAAGCTCCCAAAATCGTTGCCTTGATTTATTCATGCTCTGCTTTTCACGAATTTCCCTAACCAGAGTAGAACCTTTGCGTGCAATAATAGCCATATCAGATGTAGGATCCTTCAGTGGCATTACAGGTTCTGCTTGTTTTGTGAATACAACTCGTCCATCCAGAAACGGAGGCTTTGTGTCTGCCAAAGATTAAGCCAACAGCTTGTCAACTTCAACTGCATCAGGATACTGTAGATAGGCAGAAAGCCTTGTCCAATGTGTGttcgagaaaaagaaagaaagcctTGTCCACAAGTAAAAGAATCAATATTCACACACATGTTACTTTATTTTCTGTCTTATGTACAAATAATGACATAAAGAAAATATTGATGGGCCCCAGATTAAGATATAGTGTAAGTTTCAGGTTGACAGAACAATTGGAACATGTGTGCTGAAAATTGTGTGCAATACATCCCATACATGTTAACAATAGCCACATCTTGCTCTGAAGGATTATCATGGATGAGCCATAATCTGCTAGCCATTAATACCAACTAATACGGAGACAAACAGCTACATGGGTTGATCAGTACAATAGCACTATCCTGGTGACATCCCCATCACAAACATACTTAATGATCTTCACAGGAATTGTTTGCATCCATCGCAACCTTCCATGAGAAACAAAGGGATGCTTTCTAACATGTGTGGTGTGATTAAAGCTTACTGAATCACAAATCTCAAACAACAAGATCAAATAGATAGAAGGAAGCCTTGATAGGCAAACATACCATGGACAAGAAGTATTACTTTCCGCTCCTCCTCATCATCAAATTCAGTCTGGACTTCTGTTCCTTTAACAGCTCCAGATCTCAACAATTGTCTATCCTCCCACTGAGCATTATCAGCAGTCATCTGTGACAACTTTTTGCTCTGAGCAAGGGTCATCAGACTACCATCTCTACGAGTCTGCAACCAAGAGACATAGCTGTCAAAAACAGAGTACAAGTGCATCGCATACTGCAAAAGTTAAGGCTACAAAAACTACAATTTACTGGAAATAATTGAAGTATTGGAATAAAAATCTTGGATTATCTTCTGTTTTCTGCACGCACAGTTTGACTATACCGAAAAGAAGTAATATGAAATTATGAATCGTATAAGATGAATACAATTTCCTTTGTTGATGGTGCACTGCACTTCATATGCTATCAATGTCATCAGGATGTGAATTTAGTAGGGGTAAAACCTAACATGTTGCTAGAAGATAGGAAGTCGAAGAATGACCAAGGAAAACAAAGCATGTCTCTAATTGTGGTTGTATTATTATGCCCTACTTTCACTTCTTGCAGGCATTTCGCTAGTAGGATACCAGGTGGTTACATGAAATGTCAAGCCAAAGTACATGATGTACTTGGAAGTATCATATCAGTAAACAAACAAGGAACTTACCAGCTTCTTCGGCATCGGTGCTTCCTTCTTTTTGTATGAACTTTCATCTCCAAGATACATAGCATTATCACCGTCAAACATGGTTGTGTGTTCTTCACAGTCATACCTGAATAATTTGCAAAGGTTAGAGGATTGGTTAATTATATTTGGTGTTCTATGACTATAAGACTGTTCAGTCATTGTATTGATTCTCCTGCACTAGAACACTGAAGAAAGCACGCTAAGGTACAAGAACTTAGGATTGTATGCTAAATACAAATAGAATATGTTCACACTCAGGATTTCAATATGTAAActaataaatatataaaaagTATACTTTGCCACTTTAGCAGATGGCATTGCCATACTTTTTGGAAGCAAACATTGCAAAATGCAGAATCGGAAAGCTTTTGCTTATAATTGTGATGCCAACAAAGATCATACAGCACTACAATATTGCCATTCTGTAAAACAAACTAAACAAAGTTTATTTAAGGAAAATTACCATGCACGGTCAGCATTATAATCCATCTCTTGCATCATTTCCTCGGTTATCTCATGGTTCCTATCAGGATTTGAGGGGCTTCTATCGGCATCGATGACCTGGGATAACAAGGTAGCAGTTATAAACTTGTAGCTTATGATAAAAACATGTTGAGGAAATAAAATGATAACTTTTTTAGAGTCTAAACGGCAAACTAAAGAAACATGGAATTCAAAGATCATCAACTCCCCAGGTTGCTATTAGTATGTTGATTGACTATACACAGTAAAGTTTCACAATGTTGATTGACTAAATGACTACATAAAACAAAAAATGATTCCTAGAACGAGAAGTCATCCTAAAACACATATGATTATAGAACTTTTTAGATAGTAACTACATCAACTAAATGACAATCCTAGCTCATGACTCACTGTTTATTAAATTTAAGTATAAATCAACCTAAAGAAAGAGGACCAGCATAAAGCAGGCAATGAGGTGTACATGTTCAGCCAAACAAAATAAGTATATCGTATAGACCCTCCCATTACAGACATCTAGAAGTAGCCACTGACCATTGTCAGAACACTACAAAATTGGATGGCTGTATGGCTGGACAAAACCATATGGTTGATTAAATTATGCAGTAGAAAATAGAATACAAAATCACATTTGATAGCATGAAGTAAAATTGTGTTTTCCTCAAAAACAAGTAAAATAATGTTGTATAAAATCAAATTATAGCTTACATTAGAACCATTTGGTGATGAAAAGGTAAGCTGGTGTGATCTTCTACCGGAACCTGAATAAGAAGACCCTTTTGAGGAACCAGAAGCGCGTATGGGGGCAGGTGAAGGGGATACATTATCCCACGGGGATGCTGGACATTCACAACATCACGTTATGATTAATTTAGTGATTTATTCAGGTAACTGAGATGTAGAGTATATTTACTTCATAAAAACAAAGCAGTCTTGCAGATATTCTAGCTGAGCTTGATTTACCTGCTGAACGTGGCGTGTTCCCACCCAACCAAGGAGACAACAAACGAGCATCTGGGGATGCAGCAGCAAGCATAGGAGATCGTGTTGGATGCTGCCTTCGGGAGCCAGGCCGATCATCACGGTAATCTCGACGAGGTGTATCTTCCCATTCCCAGCGTCCATCATCCCAATCAGATCTTGCTAGCATTCGCAATGGCAACCATACTCATATTAGTAAAGTGTCAAGCCAGTGAGTAAGAGTTAAAAAAGAATGCCAGGCCAAAAAAGTACCAGGTGTtcttgagcttcttgagccaTGCTCATGTCGACTTCTCTTGTTAACATAGTCAATGGATGTAGATCTCTCACGCTCATCACGCCTAGTATGAGATTCTCTATCATCATGGTATCTTCGCCTTCCACTACTGCTATAGCCAATGGATGCAGATCTCTCACGGTCACCTCGTTTATCACGGGATCCTCTATCATCGTAGTGGTCATAACTACGAGGCGTGTCATAAGCATGGGAACCTTGAGAGCTTCTAGAGATGTGGGTCTGTAAAGCAACAGGCATAGCAATTCTGACTTGTTAGTAAGGTCAAGATAAAAGTAATGAAATTATTGATGTAATTTCCAAAACAAGCAGGTGGGAACGTATTTTCCATGTGATACTGACCTCTTGCCGGTGAGCCTCATCCCGACGGCTGGGTGTTGGGACCCGTTCATCCTCATCAGCAACTGTTGCTTCCAAAAACGAAGAGAAAGATTTAGTTACAATTTACAGATGAATGCAAATGAATTTCCATAAAAACATAGCACTAGAAGGGTCTATATATCAGCTAACAGAATCACTATTAGGTCACGCTTCCGTAATTCCCTGATATGACTTCAGTAGACAGCCTTGACAGGGATTCACCCCACACATCATCATCCTCCCATCACTGGCGGTGTTCCCACTGCCAGATTCACAGCAGCTACACCACTCCTCCCTCACTAACCACTCGATTTTATCACTCCCCTGCAGTCAGCACTGCTGACTGGCACCTGCCCACACCACAACACTGCTGGTGCAGTTGCCCTTCCTCTAAGCCCTACAGCCACCAGAAACTCATGTATTTTGTTCAAAGAATAAGACGCACCATTTGAAGATGATTTATCATCAGAAGCACTTCCTCGATAGCGACGCGATGAATTACTGCGACCCGCTGCAGACAGGCTCGTCGCATCATTCTCGACAGGTCCTGGCTTCTCATCTTCATCAACGGAACTGGCAGCAACAGCTACCTTGGGAAGGGGAGGCTTAAACACATTGCCGCCTTCGGATCCCCGCTTCCTGCGAGCGAGGTCGTCAAGACCTGCAAAAGCACAGACCTAGAGTTAGCTCACTGAAATTCTATGGACACAATAGAACTGTAACCACCAATCAATTCACAGGCCTGCACGTTGTTAATCAGGGAAAAGCAAACCACAAGCAACATGGGTCCATACTGTACCCAAGCATTCAACGCACACCACACACCGCACAAGCACCAGATTCATACCTAGGATGGACTTCCCAGCCTGCGGCCGGTACATGACCTTACTCGGCAAAATGAGCCCTTGTGCCGTGTCGTCCTCCGGGCCAAGGGTGGCCATCGTCGCGTCCATATCGACCTCCCCGTTCCCGTTCCCCTGCAGACGGAAAGGAAGCAAACACGGAAGCCGTCTCGACGTAAGCGCAAGGACACAAACGGACTCGAAGCACGCACGAACTAGCTCAGGGGACGACCTCCATGGTGATGGTCGACGGGAGGACTCAGAGAGCCGGAGGTCGTGGGCTGGCACTGAGTCACCACCGGTAGGAGGCGACCCCCGGCgatgctgctgcggcggcggcggctagggtttggccTTGATTCGGCAGAGTGCGAGTAGTGTGTGGCTGGGGAACCGAGGAGGCGGGCGGGCGGAAGGGGGAGGCGGGTAGGGAGagcgcgggcggcggtggcggcgagaGATGCCGGGGGAGGCGGCGAGGTCGCTCGAATTGGGGCCCCAAATCTGGAGCCTGGAGGGGGGAGTGGGGATTGAGAAATTTTTGGATAGGCGGGGGTCAGGGCGCGAATTGTCAAAGCCGCAGGCCCGGGGGCAAAGGTCGGTTAGTCATGTCGGTACTACAGGGGGGACggatttgaattttaaatcaaGTCAAGTCGGAAAACATTCAGAAATTTGTATTGCCGGGTTTTTCAAACCAGGATTTTGTTCATTAATTTTATAGAAAGCAGCGCGACCATGCAGGAATCAAGAAAAAATTATTATGATACCCCAAATTGGATTATAACTTCTTTTTCCGTAGAGTGATCTATGCACATTCTGCGAATCCAAGATATCTAATTGGAGCTTTTAAGTGAGACACTAAGAATAACTCGAGTTAGCTATGTGCCAGAATATCAACTCAAGCTAGAATTTAGTTCCTCAAATCAAGCCAAGCTTGAGTTTGCTTTTTAAATTCATGAGCTCCAAGATATCTAATTCGGATTGGTATTTTCAGGTGAATTAGACGAACGTgtagggagggagggagaggcggATGGGAGGAGTCGCGAACGGAAACAAGTGAACGGCCTGGAAAGGACCCACCTGTCGAGAATGAAAGTTGGACCCAACCGATATTTGAGATGGGAACCAACTTACTTTAAAAATGAATGAAGGTAAACAAAATAATGAAAATTAATTGTCCAGATGTACTTTTTAAATCAATTGTCCAGATTGAGTATTAAATACTACCATGTTACTTGTGAAATATCACATGGTCATTCTTAACCGATATGTGTTTTTGATCAgataatttttttttcttgttctCCCATGCTGCCGATGGTGTTGTACTTCAGAAAGAGATGTGAAGCACAGCATTTTCGGACCATTCCCTACTCGAAGTCTTTTTTCATCCAACAGGAAGCAGTGTTATGTAAGATCACGTAGACATAtagtccttttttttttttccttttgaacGGCGTAGACATATACTCCTGCTTGTCTTTCAGCAGGACATCATACTTGCCGTCGTGTACAGGGATTATTACAACTCAACTTCTCCGTGTACCTTGGAGTATAATGTATCTACGCAATCCTACCCAACTTTCTGAAAATCTAACCGCGACTCCTATAGTAAGTACACGAACTCGATCGACGACACCGCTGCCGTGTTAAACGCCGCGCCGTCGTCGCACGTCCCGGTAGCTGCCGATCATCAGCCAGCCCGCCAGCAGCCGTGTCGCCGACCGGGGTCTCCGTGTCCACGGTCGCCGCCACGGTGTCGGCCACCGAGACGCACGTGCTCAAGATCGAGGGCTACACAGGCGCCTCAAGGCCATGCACGGCACCTGCAAGTGCCTCGAGTCCAGCCGGTTCCAGACTTCCAGGTGGCCGGCCACACGTGGAAGCAGATCTGCTGCTACCCCAACGGGGACTTCAGGGAGAACGCCGGCTTCGTCTCCCTGCACCTCGAGCTCGACGAGcccgcggccgcccccgccAAGGACGTCCTCGCCGAGGTCACGTTCTCCCTGGTCCGCCACCCCGGCGCTCCGGCGTCGCTGCTGCCGCCGCACAGCGGGAGCTTCACGACCACCTATAACAGGGTCGGGATCAGGCGCCGGGGCTTCGGGAGGTTCCTCGCCAACCAAAAGCTGGACTGGTTCTCGGGGTACCTCAGGGACGACTGCGTGGCCGTCCGGTGCGACATCACCGTCGTCGAGAAGTCGCCggcgagggaggaggaggaggtcgcTCAGGCGCGTGTCGTGGAGATGCTGGGGCTACTCTGCGACTGCAAGGACGAGCTGTGCAAGCGTCGTCACGCTAGGGCCGCGCGGAGGGCCTTCGTCGGCTTGGGGCTCAGGCAGGCGTTGGTCAAGTTCTTCCTAAGGTGCTTTCATGTTTGAAAAAAGTATGCCGATCAAAAGAATTAGTCTGAAGAAGAATGTAATCTCTAGTCGTATGGTTATGAGCTAGTGTATTCCACCTTTCAATAATCTGATAATGCATTGCCAATGCATCAATTTGTTGTC is part of the Panicum hallii strain FIL2 chromosome 2, PHallii_v3.1, whole genome shotgun sequence genome and encodes:
- the LOC112880346 gene encoding pre-mRNA-splicing factor ATP-dependent RNA helicase DEAH7 isoform X3, whose translation is MKMRSQDLSRMMRRACLQRVAVIHRVAIEEVLLMINHLQMQQLLMRMNGSQHPAVGMRLTGKRPTSLEALKVPMLMTRLVVMTTTMIEDPVINEVTVRDLHPLAIAVVEGEDTMMIENLILGVMSVRDLHPLTMLTREVDMSMAQEAQEHLQDLIGMMDAGNGKIHLVEITVMIGLAPEGSIQHDLLCLLLHPQMLVCCLLGWVGTRHVQQHPRGIMYPLHLPPYALLVPQKGLLIQVIDADRSPSNPDRNHEITEEMMQEMDYNADRAWYDCEEHTTMFDGDNAMYLGDESSYKKKEAPMPKKLTRRDGSLMTLAQSKKLSQMTADNAQWEDRQLLRSGAVKGTEVQTEFDDEEERKVILLVHDTKPPFLDGRVVFTKQAEPVMPLKDPTSDMAIIARKGSTLVREIREKQSMNKSRQRFWELAGSKLGNILGVEKTAEQVDADTAVVGDQGEINFKEEAKFSQHLKEKAEAVSDFAKSKSLAQQRQYLPIFTVRDDLLQVVRENQVVVVVGETGSGKTTQLTQYLHEDGYTSTGVVGCTQPRRVAAMSVAKRVSEEMETELGDKVGYAIRFEDVTGPNTIIKYMTDGVLLRETLKDADLDKYRVIVMDEAHERSLNTDVLFGILKKVVARRRDFKLIVTSATLNADKFSKFFGGVPVFHIPGRTFPVNIMFSKTPCEDYVEAAVKQAMTIHITSGPGDILIFMTGQEEIEATCYALAERMEQLISSSTKTVPKLEILPIYSQLPADLQAKIFQKAEEGARKCIVATNIAETSLTVDGIFYVIDTGYGKMKVYNPRMGMDALQVFPVSRAAADQRAGRAGRTGPGTCYRLFTESAYQNEMLPNPVPEIQRTNLGNVVLLLKSLRVENLLDFDFMDPPPQENILNSMYQLWVLGALNNVGGLTEIGWKMVEFPLDPTLAKMLLMGEQLGCLDEVLTIVSMLSVPSVFFRPKDRAEESDAAREKFFVPESDHLTLLNVYLQWKSNQYRGDWCNDHFLHVKGLRKAREVRSQLLDILKTLKIPLTSCHMEWDVVRKAICSAYFHNSARLKGVGEYVNCRNGMPCHLHPSSALYGLGYTPDYVVYHELVLTTKEYMQCVTAVDPQWLAEMGPMFFSVKETDTSLLDHKKRQKEEKTAMEEEMEKLRQEQAEAARIEKEKEREKRAKQQQQVAMPGLKKGATYLRPRKMGL